The following coding sequences are from one Megamonas funiformis window:
- a CDS encoding MarR family transcriptional regulator, which produces MAGDAKANINENIKKANIDYLKSTTFIKYYLPFFKLGLNADELHTLNLIFSFEADNKIYIGSSKYLCDMLNYSKPRALRILKSLTDKGYLKKEASNGRINSIYKINHMFLYQQIKNNENYSQLADNKQLQNVTVNSNKMLRLNNSNSNETLPIQLQNVTVNSNDLLPNKNIYKNNNKNIYAHLENEQVYNHEDDKQKEDDNHSSNIIKQDTKNKAIKKQNKELNELQEKQFDKFWQAYPKKVSKKEAQKSWNKINPSLELFEKILKALEIVKQTGQWNTDNGKFIPYPATWLNQERWTDEIKMMQDIKPVIEPKLKIKPVYENMLENDF; this is translated from the coding sequence ATGGCGGGTGATGCAAAAGCTAACATTAACGAAAATATTAAAAAAGCTAATATAGATTATTTAAAGTCAACAACTTTTATTAAATATTATTTGCCTTTCTTCAAATTAGGTTTAAATGCTGATGAACTTCATACATTAAACCTAATATTTAGTTTTGAAGCAGATAATAAAATATATATAGGTAGTTCAAAATATTTATGCGATATGTTAAATTACTCAAAACCTCGAGCTTTAAGAATTTTAAAAAGTTTAACCGATAAGGGTTATTTAAAAAAAGAAGCTAGCAACGGTCGAATTAATAGCATATATAAAATAAATCATATGTTCTTATATCAGCAAATTAAAAACAATGAAAATTATTCACAGTTAGCTGATAATAAACAGTTACAAAATGTTACGGTTAACAGTAATAAAATGTTACGGTTAAATAATTCTAACAGTAACGAAACGTTACCGATACAGTTACAAAATGTTACGGTTAACAGTAACGATTTATTACCCAATAAGAATATATATAAGAATAATAATAAGAATATATATGCTCATTTAGAAAATGAGCAAGTATATAATCACGAAGATGATAAACAAAAAGAAGATGATAACCATTCTTCTAATATCATAAAGCAGGATACTAAGAATAAGGCTATCAAAAAACAGAATAAAGAACTAAATGAGTTGCAGGAAAAACAGTTTGATAAGTTTTGGCAAGCATACCCGAAAAAGGTAAGCAAGAAAGAAGCTCAAAAGTCATGGAATAAAATCAATCCTTCTTTAGAGTTATTCGAGAAAATACTCAAGGCTTTAGAAATAGTCAAACAAACTGGACAATGGAATACAGACAATGGAAAATTTATTCCTTATCCTGCAACGTGGTTAAATCAAGAGCGGTGGACTGATGAAATAAAGATGATGCAGGATATTAAACCAGTGATTGAGCCAAAATTGAAAATAAAACCAGTTTATGAAAATATGTTGGAGAATGATTTTTAA
- the dnaB gene encoding replicative DNA helicase, with protein sequence MKNLNDKIPINIEAEQAVLGAILISKDTSMAIDEINLKVDDFYRSSHRIIYRAMLMLFKANKPIDNLTVIEYLNKTNELEKAGGIACITSLVNCVPSASNIKYYADMVKDTAIRRKYIQAGEQIKNIAYNAENIDSTVSKTEKLIFDISKENVYKGDIIEPTDLMIECMQEIEYQYEHNKNGVSGIDTGYVDLNKITGGFQNSDFIIIGARPAMGKTALVLSMASKIAKKNIPVAVFSLEMSKAQLGKRLISGASCVNSQKISTGRLDENEWQRVIKATDILSKRPIYIEDSAEINILQLRSKARQLKRQKDIKLIIIDYLQLLASERKRDNKVQEVSDISRQLKILAKELNIPVIALAQLSRSVEARQDKRPMLSDLRESGSIEQDADIVMFLYRDEYYNANTNNKNLAELIISKHRNGSTGKVNLYYHHDYCFFDDCIMDI encoded by the coding sequence GTGAAAAATTTGAATGATAAAATACCAATTAATATTGAAGCAGAACAAGCCGTATTAGGTGCAATTTTAATATCAAAAGATACATCAATGGCTATTGATGAAATAAATCTAAAAGTAGATGATTTCTACAGATCTAGTCATAGGATTATTTATAGAGCAATGTTAATGCTATTTAAAGCCAATAAGCCTATAGATAATTTAACTGTTATCGAATATCTAAATAAAACGAATGAACTCGAAAAAGCTGGCGGTATTGCATGCATAACAAGCTTAGTAAACTGTGTACCTTCAGCAAGCAATATAAAATATTATGCTGATATGGTAAAAGATACCGCCATAAGAAGGAAATATATTCAAGCGGGAGAGCAGATAAAAAACATAGCTTATAATGCTGAAAATATAGATAGTACAGTAAGTAAAACAGAGAAATTAATATTTGATATTTCAAAAGAAAATGTCTATAAGGGCGATATTATTGAACCTACTGATTTAATGATTGAATGTATGCAAGAAATAGAATATCAATATGAACATAATAAAAATGGTGTATCGGGTATTGATACGGGTTATGTAGATTTAAATAAAATCACTGGCGGATTTCAAAATTCAGATTTTATTATCATAGGTGCAAGACCAGCAATGGGGAAAACAGCTCTTGTCTTAAGCATGGCTAGTAAGATTGCAAAGAAAAATATACCTGTAGCGGTGTTTTCTTTGGAAATGTCAAAAGCCCAACTCGGTAAAAGGCTAATTAGCGGGGCAAGTTGCGTTAATTCGCAAAAAATATCTACTGGTCGCTTAGATGAAAACGAATGGCAAAGAGTTATAAAAGCTACTGATATATTATCTAAAAGACCAATCTATATTGAAGATAGTGCAGAGATTAATATTTTGCAGTTGCGAAGTAAAGCAAGGCAATTAAAAAGACAAAAGGATATAAAACTTATTATCATAGACTATTTACAATTATTAGCATCTGAAAGAAAAAGAGATAATAAAGTTCAAGAAGTGTCTGATATATCAAGACAGTTAAAGATTTTAGCCAAAGAATTAAATATTCCAGTGATTGCCTTAGCTCAATTAAGTCGAAGCGTAGAAGCTAGACAAGATAAAAGACCTATGTTATCGGATTTAAGGGAGTCAGGCTCAATTGAACAAGATGCGGATATAGTCATGTTCTTATATCGTGATGAATATTATAATGCTAATACAAATAATAAAAATTTAGCTGAATTGATAATATCTAAACATAGAAACGGCTCAACGGGCAAAGTAAATTTATATTATCATCATGATTATTGTTTTTTTGATGATTGTATTATGGATATTTAA